In one window of Solanum pennellii chromosome 2, SPENNV200 DNA:
- the LOC107009400 gene encoding premnaspirodiene oxygenase-like: MEIQFTNFVAFLLFLSTTFLLFKKWKTQNLNLPPGPWKLPFIGSLHHLALAGPLPHHGLKNLAKRYGALMHLQLGEIPTVIISSPRMAKEVLKTHDLVFATRPKLVVADIVHYDSSDIAFSPYGEYWRQIRKICILELLSAKMVKFFSSIRQDELSKMVSSIRTMPNNHPVNLTDKIFWFTSSVTCRSALGKICCDQDKLIIFMREIISLAGGFSVADFFPTWKMLHDVGGSKTRLLKAHRKVDEILENVVNEHKQNRADGKKGNGEYGGEDLIDVLLRVRESGEVQIPITDDNIKSILVDMFSAGSETSSTTIIWALAEMMKKPSVLAKAQAEVRQVLKEKKGFQQIDLDELKYLKLVIKETLRMHPPIPLLVPRECMEDTKIDGYNIPFKTRVIVNAWAIGRDPESWDDPESFSPERFENSSVDFLGSHHQFIPFGAGRRICPGMLFGLANVGQPLAQLLYHFDWKLPNGQSHERLDLTESPGISATRKDDLVLIATPYDP, translated from the exons ATGGAGATTCAGTTCACAAACTTTGTTGCATTTTTGCTCTTTCTCTCAACAACATTTCTTCTATTCAAAAAATGGAAAACTCAAAACCTAAATTTGCCTCCTGGTCCATGGAAATTACCTTTTATTGGAAGCCTACATCATTTGGCACTGGCAGGTCCACTCCCTCATCATGGTCTAAAAAATCTAGCAAAACGCTATGGGGCGCTCATGCACTTACAACTCGGAGAAATTCCTACCGTCATCATTTCTTCGCCACGTATGGCTAAGGAAGTATTAAAAACTCATGACCTCGTTTTTGCAACGAGACCGAAACTTGTAGTGGCTGACATAGTCCACTATGATAGTAGTGACATAGCATTTTCTCCTTATGGTGAATACTGGAGACAGATTCGTAAAATTTGTATACTTGAACTCCTTAGTGCCAAGATGGTTAAATTTTTTAGCTCGATTCGTCAAGACGAGCTATCGAAGATGGTTTCGTCTATACGAACGATGCCTAATAATCATCCGGTCAACCTTACagataaaatattttggttTACTAGTTCAGTGACTTGTAGATCAGCTTTAGGAAAAATATGTTGTGACCaagataaattgataatttttatgaggGAAATAATATCATTGGCAGGTGGATTTAGTGTTGCTGATTTTTTCCCTACATGGAAAATGTTACATGACGTTGGTGGTTCGAAAACTAGATTATTGAAGGCACATCGTAAAGTTgatgaaattttggaaaatgtaGTGAATGAGCATAAACAGAATCGAGCAGATGGTAAAAAGGGTAATGGTGAATATGGAGGTGAAGATTTGATCGATGTTTTGTTAAGAGTTAGAGAAAGCGGAGAAGTTCAAATTCCCATCACGGAtgacaatatcaaatcaatattAGTC GACATGTTCTCCGCGGGATCTGAGACATCATCGACAACTATAATTTGGGCATTAGCAGAAATGATGAAGAAACCGAGTGTTTTAGCAAAGGCACAAGCtgaagtgagacaagttttgAAGGAGAAGAAAGGTTTTCAACAAATTGATCTTGATGAGTTAAAGTACTTGAAGTTAGTAATCAAAGAAACTTTAAGGATGCACCCTCCAATTCCTTTGTTAGTCCCTAGAGAATGTATGGAGGATACAAAGATTGATGGGTACAATATACCTTTCAAAACTCGAGTCATAGTTAATGCATGGGCAATTGGACGAGATCCTGAAAGTTGGGATGACCCTGAAAGCTTTTCACCAGAGAGATTTGAGAATAGTTCCGTTGACTTTCTTGGAAGTCATCATCAATTTATTCCGTTTGGTGCAGGAAGAAGGATTTGTCCAGGAATGTTATTTGGTTTAGCGAATGTTGGACAACCTTTAGCTCAATTGCTTTATCACTTCGATTGGAAACTCCCTAACGGACAAAGTCATGAACGTCTGGACTTGACAGAGTCACCTGGAATTTCTGCAACAAGAAAGGATGATCTTGTTTTGATTGCCACTCCTTATGATCCTTGA
- the LOC107009401 gene encoding NEP1-interacting protein-like 1 has protein sequence MEMEFYAYPSRVFPLTSSICSFCIRDLVDRAKDFISVAVSAIIGSVLSAVFTFFFALVGTLLGALTGALIGQETESGFVRGAAVGAISGAVFSLEVFESSLLLWQSDESGITCLVYLIDVLTSLLSGRLVRERIGPAMLSAVQSQMGAVELAYDEVPNIFDTGVAKGLHGDSVEKIPKIVITKGNNLDGSGERVSCSVCLQDFQLGETVRCLPQCHHMFHLPCIDTWLLRHGSCPMCRRDL, from the exons ATGGAAATGGAATTCTACGCATACCCATCTCGTGTTTTCCCTCTTACCTCTTCTATTTGTTCGTTTTGTATAAGGGATTTGGTTGATAGGGCTAAGGATTTCATTAGCGTTGCGGTTTCTGCAATCATTGGCAGCGTCTTATCTGCAGTCTTCACCTTCTTCTTTGCATTAG TGGGCACCTTATTAGGAGCATTAACTGGAGCTTTGATTGGCCAGGAGACGGAGAGTGGATTTGTCAGAGGTGCTGCAGTTGGTGCCATCTCTGGTGCTGTTTTCTCTCTTGAAGTCTTTGAGTCATCTCTGTTACTATGGCAGTCGGATGAATCTGGAATAACATGTCTTGTTTACTTG ATTGATGTACTCACAAGCCTGTTAAGTGGTCGATTGGTTCGTGAGAGGATTGGCCCGGCAATGCTAAGTGCAGTCCAGAGCCAG ATGGGAGCTGTTGAACTTGCATATGACGAGGTCCCTAACATTTTTGATACGGGTGTGGCTAAAGGCTTGCATGGAGATTCGGTTGAAAAGATCCCCAAGATTGTAATCACAAAAGGTAACAACTTGGATGGTTCTGGAGAGAGAGTCTCTTGTTCCGTCTGCCTTCAG GACTTTCAACTTGGAGAAACTGTTAGATGTTTGCCACAATGTCATCACATGTTTCACTTGCCATGCATCGACACATGGCTGTTGAGACATGGCTCTTGCCCAATGTGCAGAAGGGATCTGTAA